Proteins encoded by one window of Streptomyces clavuligerus:
- a CDS encoding class I SAM-dependent methyltransferase, protein MTAHPARDLSVTDRGLLSTRAYGTDRHLAARQSLYRWQSPRHDMPGLVVNELAGVRGPVADVGCGNGTFVRRVREERPGLAVLPLDVSPGILAGLPGAVVADAQRLPVADGTLGAVLALHMLYHVEDRARAVRELGRVLAPGGVAVVSTNSRSDKRELETLWSRAAGDVLGVPEGPARVRLSARFTLEDAPATLGAVFADIRTIPLPGVVTVTDSAPVVAHLASYEAWADRMGVPFRETVERARERVEETIRAEGAFRITCLGGLLVCRRG, encoded by the coding sequence ATGACCGCCCACCCCGCGCGCGATCTTTCGGTCACCGACCGCGGTCTTCTCTCGACCAGGGCGTATGGAACGGACCGGCATCTGGCTGCCCGACAGTCGCTCTACCGGTGGCAGTCGCCGCGCCACGACATGCCGGGTCTGGTCGTGAACGAACTGGCCGGTGTGCGGGGCCCGGTCGCGGATGTGGGCTGTGGCAACGGGACGTTCGTGCGGCGGGTGCGCGAGGAGCGGCCCGGTCTGGCCGTGCTGCCGCTGGATGTCTCCCCCGGCATTCTCGCCGGTCTGCCGGGAGCTGTCGTCGCGGATGCTCAGCGGCTCCCCGTCGCCGATGGGACCCTGGGCGCCGTGCTCGCGCTGCACATGCTCTACCACGTGGAGGACCGGGCCCGGGCCGTGCGGGAGCTGGGCCGGGTCCTGGCCCCCGGCGGGGTGGCGGTCGTCTCCACCAACAGCCGGAGCGACAAACGGGAGCTGGAAACCCTCTGGAGCCGGGCGGCCGGTGATGTCCTGGGTGTTCCGGAGGGCCCGGCCCGGGTGCGGCTGTCCGCCCGTTTCACCCTGGAGGACGCTCCGGCGACCCTGGGCGCGGTCTTCGCCGACATCCGTACGATCCCCCTGCCCGGAGTGGTCACGGTGACGGACTCCGCACCGGTCGTCGCCCACCTGGCCTCGTACGAAGCCTGGGCGGACCGGATGGGTGTCCCGTTCCGGGAGACCGTCGAACGGGCCCGGGAACGGGTCGAGGAGACCATCCGGGCGGAGGGGGCGTTCCGCATCACCTGCCTGGGAGGTCTGCTCGTGTGCCGGAGGGGATGA